The window GGAAAGTCGTATCCGGTAAGTACTTCACCAGTTACTGCGTCGATTCTTGCCTGCGTGTAGGCTCCGTCTTTGTCCTTATAGGAGACAATCCACCAGCGGTTCATCTGATATATGTTGTCTTCGGAGACGCCGGCATCAATGTCTTCCTTTGCGATTTTAAAAGCCTCATCTACTGTCTTGACTTTGAGTTCTACGGGTTCATCTGCATTGTAGTAAGGGCAAGCAGCAAAGTTGCCTGCACCAGAGTCTGCATGCCTGGCTGCCCATCTGTGCATGAACCCGGAGCCGTAGTTTGCTCTTGTATCATCGGAAGCTACTGCACTGACAACTACTGCTCCGAATGTACCTATCAGCAGTGTGGCCAGGAGAATTGCTATTATACTTTTCTTCATTCTATTCCACCTTCAATTTTTGCTTTTTGTTTATATGTGCTTTAATGATAGTTATTTCCACCATATGTAGTGGTTATACTACATATGTAGTCGTAAAATAATATATAAC is drawn from Methanosarcina lacustris Z-7289 and contains these coding sequences:
- a CDS encoding PepSY domain-containing protein, translated to MKKSIIAILLATLLIGTFGAVVVSAVASDDTRANYGSGFMHRWAARHADSGAGNFAACPYYNADEPVELKVKTVDEAFKIAKEDIDAGVSEDNIYQMNRWWIVSYKDKDGAYTQARIDAVTGEVLTGYDFPAGAQTNGRFARGSGNARGHGYCMGYGN